GTCTGCTCCGACGGCTTGAAGACGACCGTGTTGCCGCCGCCGATCGCCGGCGCCAGCTTCCAGGCCATCATCATCAGCGGATAGTTCCAAGGCGCGATGGAGGCGACGATGCCGATCGGATCGCGCCTGACCATCGAGGTGTGGCCCGGCAGATATTCGCCGGCGACCTGGCCGGGCATCGAACGGACCGCGCCGGCGAAGAAGCGGTAGCAGTCGACGATCGCCGGAATCTCGTCATTGAGCACCGCGTTGATCGGCTTGCCGCAATTCAACGCCTCGAGCTCCGCGAACTCCTTCGCCTCCGCCTCGATACGGTCCGCGATCTTCAAGAGATAGCCCGAGCGCTGCGCAGGCGTCGTGCGCGACCAACTGACGAACGCTTGTTCGGCGGCACTGACGGCGGCCTCGATCTGCGCCGGGCTCGCTTCGGCCAAGTTGAAGATGGTCGCCCCGGTTTTCGGATTGAGGATCGGCTCCTCGGTTTCGGTGCCCTTCTCGAATTTCGAGCCGATCAGCATCTGGGTGTCCATTGGGTGTCTCCCTTAAAAGGAGCGAATAGCGAGTAGCGAATAGCGAGTAGAGGGACGGCTATGATTTCCCTATTGGCTATTCGCTACTCCCTACTCGCTGTTTTTCATTTTCCACTGCCGGCGATCTGGTCGCCGTCGCGGGTCAGGTAATAGGCAAGCAAGATCGGCAGCAGCGTCACCAGCACGACCACCATGGCCACGACATTGGTGACCGGGCGCTGGCGCGGGCGGATCAGCTCCTCCAGCATCCAGATCGGCACGGTCTGCTGTTGGCCGGCAGTGAAGGTGGTGACGATGACCTCGTCGAAGGACAGCGCGAAGGCGAGCATGCCGCCGGCAAGGAGCGCGGTGGCAATATTGGGCAGCACGACATGCCTGAACGTCTGGAAGCCGTCGGCGCCGAGGTCCATCGAGGCCTCGATCATCGAGCCGGAGGTGCGGCGGAAGCGGGCGACGGCGTTGTTGTAGACGACGACCACGCAGAAGGTGGCGTGGCCGAGCACGATCGTCCAGAACGAGAACGGGATGTCGGCCAGAGCGAAGGCCGAGCGCAGCGCGATGCCGGTGATGATGCCTGGCAGCGCGATCGGCAATATGACCAGCAGCGAAATGGTCTCGCGGCCGAAGAAGTGCGTCTGCGAGACGGCAGCGGCGCAGAGCGTGCCCAGCACCAGGGCGATCGCCGTCGAGATGGCGGCGACGCGGATCGACAGCGACAGCGCCTCCCAT
The window above is part of the Mesorhizobium sp. WSM4904 genome. Proteins encoded here:
- a CDS encoding ABC transporter permease; translation: MRSDRGQSAPLGLKIAAACGLLFLHLPILLIFVYAFTTEEKSFVWPPPGLTTQWFAVTWNRPDVWEALSLSIRVAAISTAIALVLGTLCAAAVSQTHFFGRETISLLVILPIALPGIITGIALRSAFALADIPFSFWTIVLGHATFCVVVVYNNAVARFRRTSGSMIEASMDLGADGFQTFRHVVLPNIATALLAGGMLAFALSFDEVIVTTFTAGQQQTVPIWMLEELIRPRQRPVTNVVAMVVVLVTLLPILLAYYLTRDGDQIAGSGK